In a single window of the Melioribacteraceae bacterium genome:
- a CDS encoding 4Fe-4S binding protein has translation MNSFIEKCCAQCWHTDEKPCEQFIACCIDGPLCHQDATCKSKFQELNSTLKYINNQIPVIFIGMGTCGLASGADKVKTAIESELAKLKIEALIVPTGCIGYCAKEPIVDIKMPGKDRLSYCEVTPKDVPQMIETTIINENFFAKKLLGSFGKENDGIPKLKDVPFFKKQQKVVLENCGVINPNSIDEYIAAGGFKALDKTLRLMSHEQVINEIKTSGLRGRGGGGFLTGLKWEMAYKKEADKKYLICNADEGDPGAFMDRSVLESDPYRVVEGMIVAAYAIGASFGYIYCRAEYPLAIERLNRSIEKCREYGILGTNILNSGFSFDLKIKKGAGAFVCGEETALIASIEGKRGMPRPRPPYPSDAGLWGKPTVINNVETFANVPSAIAKGASWFSSIGTKSSKGTKVFALSGKIQYSGLVEVPMGSTLREIVFDIGGGIPDGKKFKAVQIGGPSGGCLPESVMDTQVDYESLKSVGAMMGSGGFVVMDEDTCMVDVAKYFLTFIKSESCGKCVPCREGTMRLLEIIERIPVRYESSKDKTDQLQRFKGIVHLQRLSDVIRDTSLCGLGQSAPNPILSGLRYFRDEYESHLFERTCEAKVCKELLTFDIDTDKCSGCGLCLKKCPSEAIIGEKKQPHQIIQAQCIKCGMCFETCRLEAIVVN, from the coding sequence ATGAATAGTTTTATAGAAAAATGTTGTGCCCAATGCTGGCACACCGATGAAAAACCATGTGAGCAATTTATTGCTTGTTGTATTGATGGACCATTGTGTCATCAAGATGCAACTTGTAAAAGTAAATTTCAAGAATTGAATTCAACATTAAAATATATAAACAACCAAATACCTGTAATATTTATTGGAATGGGTACTTGTGGTTTAGCGTCTGGCGCAGATAAAGTTAAAACGGCTATTGAAAGTGAATTGGCTAAATTGAAGATTGAAGCATTGATTGTTCCAACTGGATGTATTGGCTATTGCGCAAAAGAACCCATTGTTGATATTAAAATGCCTGGAAAGGATAGATTATCGTATTGTGAGGTTACCCCAAAAGATGTCCCTCAAATGATTGAAACAACCATAATTAATGAAAATTTCTTCGCAAAAAAATTACTCGGAAGTTTTGGAAAAGAAAATGATGGAATCCCAAAATTGAAGGATGTTCCATTTTTCAAAAAACAACAGAAAGTTGTTTTGGAAAATTGCGGAGTTATAAACCCAAATTCTATTGATGAATACATTGCTGCTGGTGGTTTTAAAGCTCTCGATAAAACTTTGAGATTAATGTCTCATGAACAAGTAATTAATGAGATTAAAACGAGTGGACTTCGTGGCCGAGGGGGTGGAGGATTCTTAACCGGTTTAAAATGGGAAATGGCCTACAAAAAAGAAGCCGATAAAAAATATTTAATCTGTAATGCGGATGAAGGGGATCCGGGCGCCTTTATGGATCGTTCTGTTTTAGAAAGCGATCCTTATCGAGTTGTGGAAGGTATGATTGTGGCAGCTTATGCCATCGGCGCTTCATTTGGCTACATTTATTGCCGCGCTGAATATCCATTAGCAATTGAAAGATTAAATAGATCAATTGAAAAGTGCCGTGAATATGGCATACTTGGAACTAATATTTTAAATAGTGGATTTTCCTTTGATCTAAAAATTAAAAAAGGAGCTGGCGCATTCGTATGTGGTGAAGAAACCGCTTTGATTGCTTCGATTGAAGGTAAAAGAGGAATGCCAAGACCGAGACCTCCATATCCATCTGATGCCGGTCTATGGGGAAAACCAACAGTTATAAATAATGTTGAAACGTTCGCAAACGTTCCTTCGGCAATAGCCAAGGGAGCTTCATGGTTCTCATCTATTGGTACAAAATCAAGCAAAGGTACAAAAGTATTTGCCCTAAGCGGCAAAATTCAATATAGTGGCTTGGTCGAAGTCCCAATGGGTAGTACTCTTAGAGAAATTGTTTTTGACATCGGCGGCGGAATCCCTGATGGTAAAAAATTTAAAGCTGTTCAGATTGGTGGTCCTTCGGGTGGATGTTTACCTGAATCTGTAATGGATACACAAGTTGATTACGAATCTTTGAAAAGCGTTGGCGCGATGATGGGTTCAGGCGGTTTTGTGGTAATGGATGAAGATACTTGTATGGTGGATGTGGCTAAGTATTTCTTAACATTTATAAAAAGTGAATCGTGCGGCAAATGCGTTCCTTGTCGTGAAGGAACTATGAGACTTTTAGAAATTATTGAGAGGATCCCGGTTCGTTATGAAAGCAGTAAAGACAAAACAGATCAGTTGCAGCGTTTTAAGGGAATAGTTCATTTACAAAGATTATCTGATGTTATTCGTGATACTTCTCTCTGCGGATTAGGGCAAAGTGCTCCAAATCCTATTCTTTCAGGTTTGAGATATTTTAGAGACGAGTATGAATCTCATTTATTCGAAAGAACCTGCGAAGCAAAAGTTTGTAAAGAACTACTCACATTTGATATAGATACCGATAAATGCAGCGGCTGCGGTTTATGCTTGAAGAAATGCCCAAGTGAAGCAATTATTGGTGAAAAGAAACAACCTCATCAAATTATTCAAGCTCAATGCATTAAATGCGGAATGTGTTTTGAAACATGCCGCTTAGAAGCTATTGTAGTTAATTAA
- a CDS encoding [FeFe] hydrogenase, group A, which translates to MIELNINGIKVEAEEGMTILEAAKSVGIHIPTLCHMKDLYPTGACRICVVEVDGMRSLTPSCAYPVMQGMNVQTNTPRVRIARKTIVELLIENHPQDCLICVRNKNCELQDLSESYSVREHRYVGVKKDHAIDISSASMERDPAKCIICGRCVRTCGEIQKIGAIDFTNRGFESNVTTPFNKGLNVSDCILCGQCILVCPTAALREKSSAKEVMNVINSHKKYVIAQIAPAVRASLGEEYNLPLGSNVTGQIITGLKRLGFKKVFDTNFAADLTIMEEGTELINRITNNKTLPMFTSCCPGWVKYIEQNRPQLLGHVSSCKSPHEMEGAILKTYYAKKMGIDPKDIYVVSVMPCTVKKFESTRPELFEEHMPDVDAVLTTRELVRLFKMAGIDFNDLPENEFDNPLGESTGAAAIFGTSGGVMEAALRSAYFLISGKELDNVNLNEVRGNSGIKEAVIPINGLDVKVAVVNGIGNIKPILDEIEKGESKYHFIEVMACPGGCINGGGQPIHQKQEKVKKRVQALYEIDSKMSNRRSHENESLKKLYKEFLGEPNGHMAHELLHTTYIDRKKMLSNK; encoded by the coding sequence ATGATTGAACTAAACATAAATGGAATAAAGGTAGAAGCAGAAGAAGGTATGACGATACTTGAAGCGGCAAAATCTGTTGGGATTCATATCCCTACTTTATGCCACATGAAAGACTTGTATCCTACAGGTGCATGCAGAATATGTGTCGTTGAAGTTGATGGAATGAGAAGTTTAACTCCTAGTTGCGCTTATCCTGTAATGCAGGGAATGAACGTTCAAACTAACACACCTCGTGTGCGAATTGCGAGGAAGACTATTGTTGAACTTTTAATAGAAAACCATCCGCAAGACTGCTTAATATGCGTAAGAAATAAAAATTGTGAATTGCAGGATTTGTCTGAATCTTATAGTGTTAGAGAGCACAGATATGTTGGGGTAAAAAAAGATCATGCTATTGACATTTCCAGCGCATCAATGGAGAGGGATCCTGCAAAATGCATTATTTGTGGAAGATGTGTTAGAACCTGCGGTGAGATTCAAAAAATAGGAGCAATTGATTTTACAAACCGTGGATTTGAGAGTAATGTTACAACTCCTTTTAATAAAGGATTAAACGTCAGCGATTGTATTCTTTGCGGTCAATGTATTCTAGTATGTCCTACTGCCGCACTTCGCGAAAAGAGCAGTGCTAAAGAAGTCATGAATGTGATTAATAGCCATAAAAAATATGTAATTGCGCAAATTGCCCCGGCTGTTCGTGCTTCGTTGGGTGAAGAATATAATTTACCTCTCGGTTCAAATGTAACAGGACAAATAATTACAGGATTAAAAAGATTAGGATTCAAAAAAGTATTTGATACCAATTTTGCAGCTGATTTAACTATTATGGAAGAAGGTACTGAACTAATTAATAGAATAACAAATAATAAGACCCTGCCAATGTTCACAAGTTGTTGCCCAGGCTGGGTTAAATATATAGAGCAAAATAGACCTCAATTATTAGGACACGTATCAAGCTGTAAATCTCCCCACGAAATGGAGGGAGCTATATTAAAAACATATTACGCTAAAAAAATGGGTATCGACCCAAAAGATATTTATGTTGTTTCTGTGATGCCCTGTACAGTTAAGAAATTTGAATCTACACGTCCCGAACTTTTTGAAGAACATATGCCTGATGTTGATGCAGTCCTAACAACCAGAGAATTAGTACGTTTATTTAAAATGGCTGGGATCGATTTTAATGATTTGCCCGAGAATGAGTTTGATAACCCGCTTGGTGAATCTACCGGAGCTGCCGCAATATTCGGAACTAGCGGTGGGGTAATGGAAGCGGCATTAAGATCAGCTTATTTTTTGATATCAGGAAAAGAACTCGATAATGTTAATCTGAATGAAGTTAGAGGAAATTCTGGAATTAAAGAAGCGGTTATTCCTATAAATGGTCTCGATGTTAAAGTTGCTGTTGTTAATGGAATAGGAAATATCAAACCAATACTAGATGAAATTGAAAAGGGAGAATCCAAATATCATTTCATAGAAGTTATGGCGTGCCCGGGCGGATGTATAAATGGCGGTGGCCAGCCCATTCACCAAAAACAAGAGAAGGTTAAAAAACGTGTTCAAGCACTCTATGAAATTGATTCTAAAATGAGCAACAGACGATCTCATGAAAATGAATCGTTAAAAAAATTATATAAAGAATTCTTGGGAGAACCTAATGGCCACATGGCTCATGAACTTCTTCACACTACTTATATCGATAGAAAAAAAATGTTGTCTAATAAATAA
- a CDS encoding 4Fe-4S binding protein — MSTGVVTTIGQKCKRCYSCVRECPAKAIKVIDGQAFVMEERCISCGYCVKVCSLDAKRVKNDIDLVLNELIPSGNAIAVIAPAFPASFPEHYSKIPTALRQLGFNIVAETAFGADLVSKYYTDIYDKEEERNIISTPCPAVVNLIQKYYVELVPNLAPVVSPMVAIGRYMKHKYGSNKKVVFIGPCVAKKDEYTDTEVSDAVDAVLTFKELKEIFWQNNIELELLQESQFDHPHGYLGKSYPLAGGLTRTASLSSDILEREVIIVEGKNRVLEIIGEISSGKLKSKFVDILFCEGCINGPAIDSELNYYSRREKVIDYIHDNINSYDKHAWKGEMYNSRNLNLSRTFMEKSQRRPMPSEEEIKRILARTEKFTKSDELNCGSCGYPSCREYAIAIAKDLAEDDMCLPFLIEKLEYAYRELKDTQEQLHNAEKLASIGQLAAGVAHEINNPLGSIILYASMLKRQFKDTLNEKQNVDDLKLIVEEANRCKNIVSNLLNFARQGKLRLSTINVYEIIEIIIKSMMINPIFSNVKYTLDGSAEHCFIEGDSDQLKQVFLNLIINASEALEQSSIKEVNITINKVQNTLIIKLSDTGCGISNENIGQIFTPFFTTKKIGKGTGLGLAIAYGIVKMHRGEINVKSEINKGTTFTIHLPHSTVSSQQVLMN, encoded by the coding sequence ATGTCCACTGGCGTCGTTACAACAATAGGGCAAAAGTGCAAGAGATGTTACTCATGCGTTAGAGAATGCCCGGCTAAAGCCATCAAAGTAATTGATGGTCAAGCATTTGTAATGGAGGAACGATGCATAAGTTGTGGCTATTGTGTAAAAGTTTGTTCTTTAGATGCTAAAAGAGTTAAAAATGATATCGACTTAGTATTAAATGAACTAATTCCATCTGGAAACGCAATCGCAGTTATTGCCCCGGCCTTTCCTGCTTCTTTTCCTGAACATTATTCAAAAATACCTACAGCATTAAGGCAACTGGGTTTTAATATTGTTGCAGAGACAGCTTTTGGAGCCGATCTTGTTAGTAAATACTACACCGATATTTATGATAAAGAAGAAGAAAGAAATATTATAAGTACTCCTTGTCCGGCAGTGGTAAATTTGATTCAGAAATACTATGTAGAATTAGTACCAAATCTTGCACCAGTAGTATCACCTATGGTGGCTATTGGTAGGTATATGAAACATAAGTATGGAAGTAATAAAAAAGTTGTATTTATTGGACCGTGTGTTGCAAAAAAAGATGAATATACAGATACTGAAGTTAGTGACGCGGTGGATGCTGTATTAACTTTCAAAGAATTAAAAGAAATCTTTTGGCAGAACAATATTGAATTAGAATTGCTGCAAGAATCACAATTTGATCACCCTCATGGTTATCTTGGAAAATCATATCCGCTTGCTGGAGGATTAACACGCACAGCAAGTTTGAGCAGCGATATATTGGAAAGAGAAGTAATTATTGTTGAAGGTAAAAACCGTGTTCTTGAAATTATTGGTGAGATTTCAAGCGGAAAACTAAAATCGAAATTTGTGGATATCTTATTTTGCGAAGGTTGTATTAATGGTCCGGCAATAGATTCAGAACTAAACTACTATTCTAGGCGAGAAAAAGTTATAGATTATATACACGATAACATTAATAGTTATGACAAACATGCATGGAAAGGGGAAATGTATAATAGTCGTAATTTGAATTTATCACGTACATTTATGGAGAAGAGCCAACGAAGACCAATGCCGTCGGAAGAGGAAATAAAAAGAATACTAGCCCGAACTGAAAAGTTTACTAAATCGGATGAATTAAATTGTGGATCTTGCGGATATCCTTCATGCAGAGAATATGCAATTGCAATTGCAAAAGATTTGGCAGAAGATGATATGTGTTTGCCTTTTTTAATCGAAAAACTGGAGTATGCGTATAGAGAATTAAAAGATACCCAAGAGCAATTACACAATGCTGAAAAACTAGCTTCAATTGGGCAACTTGCCGCCGGTGTCGCTCACGAAATTAATAATCCGCTTGGATCAATAATTCTTTACGCCTCAATGCTGAAACGACAATTCAAAGATACATTGAATGAGAAGCAAAATGTTGATGATTTGAAGCTTATAGTTGAAGAAGCAAATAGATGTAAAAACATAGTATCAAATCTATTAAATTTTGCCCGTCAGGGTAAATTGAGATTATCAACAATCAATGTATATGAAATTATTGAGATAATCATAAAAAGTATGATGATTAATCCAATCTTCTCAAATGTTAAATACACACTAGATGGATCCGCAGAGCATTGTTTTATCGAAGGAGATTCGGATCAACTAAAACAGGTATTTCTTAATTTAATAATAAATGCCTCAGAGGCATTAGAACAAAGTTCTATCAAAGAAGTGAATATTACAATAAATAAAGTTCAGAACACTTTAATCATAAAACTATCCGATACCGGTTGCGGTATTAGTAACGAAAATATTGGTCAAATCTTCACTCCCTTTTTTACAACAAAAAAGATTGGCAAAGGTACTGGATTGGGTTTGGCGATAGCATACGGAATTGTAAAAATGCATCGCGGTGAAATTAATGTTAAAAGCGAAATTAATAAAGGAACAACCTTTACTATACATCTGCCACATTCAACGGTGAGCAGTCAACAAGTTTTAATGAATTAA
- a CDS encoding response regulator, producing MDHSQIKKILLVDDDIDLLEQNKLLLEARGFTVITAESGADGWKLFQKEKPDAAVVDLIMEEMDAGFVLSYRIKKTEHGKKIPVFILTSATYETGFKFSSSTDEEKEWIKCDDVLNKPIVINELLAKFENFEPAL from the coding sequence ATGGATCACTCTCAAATCAAAAAGATATTACTTGTCGATGACGACATTGATCTTTTGGAACAAAACAAATTACTCTTGGAAGCAAGAGGGTTCACAGTAATTACGGCAGAAAGTGGGGCCGATGGATGGAAACTTTTCCAAAAGGAAAAACCGGATGCTGCTGTGGTTGACCTAATTATGGAGGAAATGGATGCCGGATTTGTATTGAGTTATAGAATCAAAAAAACAGAACATGGTAAAAAAATACCAGTATTTATTTTAACATCAGCCACCTATGAAACGGGATTTAAGTTCAGTTCATCTACAGATGAAGAGAAGGAATGGATAAAGTGCGATGATGTATTAAATAAACCAATCGTAATTAATGAACTATTAGCAAAGTTTGAGAACTTCGAACCGGCACTTTAA
- a CDS encoding response regulator: MDKTKVNILIVDDEKGLRFGVQRLLMDEGYSVDTAENGEEGIKKGTSKDYDVAVIDLKMPDYDGLEVLQRIIEVNPNTMCFIATAYASYDTAIQSTRMGAFGYIPKPFSPEELIYQVEQGIKQRALLVEAEKLKIEREEKLLELTYEKSQLNAIIKSISDGVLVINKLGEVVYYNYAALKYLNISELKIGYSAFDKLPQKLNDIIVKIYESETVLLKTYSTEIELKPNNELIVEAAVTPVPHPDGSIKGVVIVISNITQFKKIELIKSQFVSMVAHELKTPLAAVQGFINVILDDSLNVSADQQKDYLKRSVLRLNSLKDLVNDLLDISRMELKTKSREIESLNIEEIITNTVQLLELETEKRKLTVVKDIEPNIPRINADHNEITRLITNLLSNAIKYNKENGKIYISAKVQDSYLNIIIKDSGIGMKPEEKARLFNEFFRAKNEKTRGISGTGLGLTIVKRIVDSYHGKIEVESEYGSGTSFIINLPL, encoded by the coding sequence ATCGATAAAACCAAAGTAAATATACTTATTGTTGATGATGAAAAAGGACTAAGATTTGGAGTTCAGCGGTTATTAATGGATGAAGGCTATTCTGTTGATACTGCAGAAAATGGTGAAGAAGGAATCAAAAAAGGAACCAGTAAAGACTACGATGTCGCCGTCATTGATTTAAAAATGCCCGATTATGATGGATTGGAAGTTTTACAGAGAATTATTGAGGTTAACCCTAATACAATGTGTTTTATTGCAACTGCATATGCCAGTTACGATACAGCTATTCAATCCACACGAATGGGTGCATTTGGATATATCCCAAAACCATTTTCACCTGAAGAATTGATTTATCAAGTTGAGCAGGGTATTAAACAGAGAGCTCTTTTGGTTGAAGCAGAAAAATTAAAGATTGAGAGAGAAGAGAAGTTACTTGAACTTACTTATGAAAAATCACAGCTCAATGCAATAATTAAGTCTATTAGTGACGGTGTTCTGGTAATAAATAAATTGGGAGAAGTGGTTTACTACAATTATGCCGCGTTAAAATATCTTAATATTTCTGAATTGAAAATCGGATACTCAGCGTTTGATAAACTTCCTCAGAAATTGAATGATATAATCGTAAAAATTTATGAGTCGGAAACTGTGTTACTCAAAACATATTCCACTGAAATTGAATTGAAGCCCAATAACGAGTTAATAGTTGAAGCCGCGGTTACACCGGTTCCACATCCCGATGGAAGTATTAAAGGAGTGGTAATAGTAATTAGTAACATTACCCAGTTCAAAAAAATTGAATTGATCAAATCACAATTTGTGTCGATGGTGGCTCATGAATTAAAAACTCCATTGGCAGCCGTTCAAGGATTTATAAATGTAATACTAGATGATTCTCTTAATGTGTCTGCCGATCAACAAAAAGATTACTTGAAAAGGTCAGTGCTTCGTTTAAACTCATTAAAAGATTTGGTAAATGATTTGTTGGATATTTCAAGAATGGAATTGAAAACGAAGAGTCGAGAAATTGAATCACTTAATATTGAGGAAATAATAACTAATACAGTTCAATTATTAGAATTGGAAACCGAAAAAAGAAAATTAACAGTTGTGAAAGATATTGAACCTAATATCCCCAGAATAAACGCAGATCATAATGAAATAACAAGGTTAATTACTAATCTCTTGAGCAATGCTATTAAGTATAACAAAGAGAATGGAAAGATATATATAAGCGCAAAGGTCCAGGATAGTTATTTGAATATAATTATCAAAGATTCAGGAATTGGCATGAAGCCTGAAGAAAAAGCCCGATTATTTAATGAATTCTTTAGAGCTAAAAATGAAAAAACTCGAGGTATCAGCGGTACAGGTCTTGGTTTAACTATTGTTAAAAGAATAGTCGATAGCTATCACGGTAAGATTGAAGTTGAATCCGAATATGGATCAGGTACAAGTTTTATTATCAATCTTCCACTTTAA
- a CDS encoding response regulator codes for MALIVIIDDDPDILEASSLILKAKGHQVITANNPDDGFKIITDSKPNLVILDVMMDEPDDGFFLAQKLRKEKINIPILMYTSVSKAVGLEFGKSDLVPVDDFVEKPVSPDELVQKVEKLLKQAEEKI; via the coding sequence ATGGCGCTAATCGTGATCATCGATGACGATCCGGATATCCTTGAGGCCAGTTCGCTTATTCTAAAAGCAAAAGGGCACCAGGTTATAACCGCTAACAATCCCGATGATGGATTTAAAATCATCACCGATTCAAAACCCAATCTTGTTATCCTCGATGTAATGATGGATGAACCTGATGATGGATTTTTCTTAGCGCAGAAACTGCGAAAAGAAAAGATCAACATTCCAATCCTAATGTACACTTCAGTTTCAAAAGCAGTTGGTCTCGAATTTGGTAAAAGTGATTTGGTTCCAGTTGATGATTTTGTTGAGAAACCAGTTTCGCCGGATGAACTTGTCCAAAAAGTTGAAAAACTTCTGAAACAAGCTGAGGAGAAAATATAA
- the nuoE gene encoding NADH-quinone oxidoreductase subunit NuoE: MLVLEKHAMTDEIEKLVEKYGKDRSSLMPVLQEIQKKYHYIPEFAQQEIARVLDIHPVEVYSFISFYSFIYRQPQGRNIVRLCKTITCDMAGKDGIVKAIERELGIKFGETTKDKRITLEFVNCLGMCDQGPALLINERVHPKVTPETAVQIINELR; encoded by the coding sequence ATGCTCGTACTCGAAAAACATGCAATGACCGATGAAATTGAAAAACTTGTTGAAAAATATGGCAAAGATCGATCTTCCTTAATGCCGGTTCTTCAGGAAATCCAAAAAAAATATCATTACATACCAGAATTTGCTCAGCAAGAAATTGCCCGGGTGCTTGATATTCATCCGGTTGAAGTATATAGTTTTATATCATTCTATTCTTTTATTTACCGACAACCTCAAGGCAGAAATATAGTGCGGCTATGCAAAACTATTACTTGCGATATGGCCGGTAAAGATGGAATTGTTAAAGCTATTGAAAGGGAACTTGGAATTAAATTTGGCGAAACCACAAAGGATAAAAGAATAACTCTAGAGTTTGTTAATTGTCTGGGAATGTGCGATCAAGGTCCGGCATTATTAATAAATGAAAGAGTCCACCCAAAGGTAACTCCTGAAACCGCTGTTCAAATAATTAATGAGTTGAGGTAG
- a CDS encoding iron hydrogenase, which produces MEKIKRNGTVLFSEYSRGEAVKKALTQSREDILLELRESKLKGRGGAGFPTATKWMIVAAAQAEEKFIICNADEGEPGTFKDRVLLLEYPELVFDGMVVAGYTIGAKMGIVYLRAEYSYMRASLEGFLESMRNDNILGKNICGKEGFDFDIMIRMGSGAYVCGEETALIESLEGNRGEARNRPPYPVNTGFLGRPTVVNNVETLAAVSHIIVKSGAWFQKHGTDKSTGSKLFSVSGDCAKPGVYELPWGTKISELLEIVGAKDTKAVQVGGASGFCIPKSQFDRKLSYEDAATGGSIIIFNESRDILKILKNFMEFFVEESCGQCTPCRIGNSKLLEGVEMLENGKYTFAYMNKLKDLGRTMQVASKCGLGQSSPNSFISILENFKSEIFNSNGGKNGF; this is translated from the coding sequence ATGGAAAAAATAAAAAGAAATGGTACAGTCCTTTTCTCTGAATATTCTAGAGGTGAAGCCGTTAAAAAAGCCTTAACTCAATCTCGAGAAGATATTCTACTAGAATTAAGAGAGTCTAAACTGAAAGGTCGTGGTGGGGCTGGATTTCCAACAGCTACAAAGTGGATGATAGTTGCAGCAGCACAAGCTGAAGAAAAATTTATTATTTGTAACGCCGATGAAGGGGAACCTGGCACTTTTAAAGACCGTGTTCTATTACTAGAGTACCCTGAATTAGTATTTGATGGAATGGTTGTGGCTGGATATACAATCGGAGCAAAAATGGGAATAGTATATCTCCGCGCTGAATATAGTTATATGAGAGCATCTCTCGAAGGATTTCTGGAGAGTATGAGAAATGATAACATACTTGGTAAAAATATTTGTGGAAAAGAAGGATTTGATTTTGATATTATGATTAGAATGGGAAGCGGCGCCTATGTGTGCGGTGAAGAAACAGCATTAATTGAATCTCTCGAAGGAAATAGAGGAGAGGCTAGGAATCGTCCACCATACCCGGTTAATACTGGATTTTTAGGTCGCCCCACAGTCGTTAATAATGTTGAGACTCTCGCTGCAGTATCACATATTATAGTGAAATCAGGTGCGTGGTTTCAAAAACATGGAACTGACAAATCTACCGGGTCAAAATTATTTTCAGTCTCGGGAGATTGTGCAAAACCCGGAGTATATGAATTGCCCTGGGGAACAAAAATTTCTGAATTGTTGGAAATTGTGGGAGCAAAAGATACTAAAGCAGTACAAGTTGGTGGTGCTTCAGGTTTCTGCATTCCAAAATCCCAATTTGATAGAAAACTTTCTTATGAAGATGCCGCAACTGGAGGATCCATTATTATTTTCAACGAATCGAGAGATATCCTTAAAATTTTAAAAAACTTTATGGAATTTTTTGTTGAAGAATCGTGTGGTCAATGTACTCCATGCAGAATTGGAAATTCCAAACTTCTTGAGGGAGTAGAAATGTTAGAAAATGGTAAATATACTTTTGCTTATATGAATAAATTAAAAGACTTAGGTAGAACAATGCAAGTTGCTTCAAAGTGTGGTTTGGGGCAGTCTTCTCCAAATTCATTTATCTCAATTCTTGAAAACTTTAAGTCGGAAATCTTCAATAGTAATGGAGGAAAAAATGGATTTTAA